The Streptococcus oralis Uo5 genome includes a window with the following:
- a CDS encoding transporter substrate-binding domain-containing protein, translating to MKKKFFLSALLISLFGLAAAKPVQADTSVADIQKRGELVVGVKQDVPNFGYKDPKTGTYSGIETDLAKMIADELKVKVRYVPVTAQTRGPLLDNEQVDMDIATFTITDERKKLYNFTSPYYTDASGFLVNKSANIKSIEDLNGKTIGVAQGSITQRLITELGKKKGLTFKFVELGSYPELITSLHAHRIDAFSVDRSILSGYISKRTELLEDSFKPSDYGIVTKKSNTELNDYLDTLVTKWSKDGSLQKLYDRYKLKPSSHTAD from the coding sequence ATGAAAAAGAAATTCTTTTTATCCGCATTATTGATTAGCCTTTTCGGCCTTGCTGCTGCCAAACCAGTTCAGGCTGATACCAGCGTCGCAGACATTCAAAAAAGAGGCGAACTGGTTGTCGGTGTCAAACAAGACGTTCCCAATTTTGGTTACAAAGATCCCAAGACAGGGACTTATTCTGGTATCGAAACCGACTTAGCCAAGATGATTGCAGACGAGCTCAAGGTCAAGGTTCGCTATGTGCCTGTTACCGCACAAACCCGTGGCCCTCTTCTAGACAATGAACAGGTCGACATGGATATCGCAACTTTCACTATCACAGACGAACGTAAAAAATTATACAACTTCACCAGTCCCTACTATACGGACGCTTCTGGTTTTTTGGTCAACAAATCTGCCAATATCAAAAGCATTGAAGACCTAAACGGTAAAACGATCGGAGTTGCTCAAGGATCTATTACCCAGCGCTTGATTACTGAACTGGGCAAAAAGAAAGGTCTAACCTTTAAATTCGTCGAACTTGGTTCCTACCCAGAATTGATTACTTCCCTTCACGCTCACCGTATTGATGCCTTTTCCGTAGACCGTTCTATCCTGTCTGGCTACATTAGTAAACGGACAGAACTACTAGAAGATAGTTTCAAGCCATCTGACTACGGTATCGTCACCAAGAAATCAAACACCGAGCTCAACGACTATCTTGATACCTTGGTCACTAAATGGAGCAAGGATGGTAGTTTACAGAAACTCTATGACCGTTACAAGCTCAAACCATCTAGCCATACAGCAGATTAA
- a CDS encoding ATPase AAA — MMLYMIGGSPCSGKSTIASLLARQYQLLHIKLDDLVEKMMSQASEDSQPICLLRQDRNPEQVWMRNPEEMADEEWRFYEEIFPYVKSYLIKNQNRPLLVEGAGLLPHLVKELECPASSYLCLTPTADFQKKHYIQREWVPYVLEGTTNPEQAFENWMQRDILFAQMVRKEAMKLGYPSLVTDGSQSENQTVEEVARLLKLSNKNRINI, encoded by the coding sequence ATGATGCTTTATATGATTGGCGGATCGCCTTGCAGTGGAAAGTCAACAATTGCCTCACTTCTTGCTAGACAGTATCAACTACTTCATATCAAACTGGATGATTTGGTAGAAAAGATGATGAGTCAAGCAAGTGAAGACTCACAGCCAATTTGCCTTCTTAGGCAGGATAGAAATCCAGAACAAGTCTGGATGAGAAATCCAGAAGAGATGGCAGATGAAGAATGGCGCTTTTATGAAGAGATTTTTCCTTATGTAAAATCTTACTTGATAAAGAATCAAAACAGACCTCTCTTGGTGGAGGGAGCAGGACTTTTGCCTCACTTGGTAAAGGAGCTTGAATGCCCAGCGTCTTCCTATCTATGCTTGACTCCGACAGCTGATTTTCAAAAAAAGCATTATATACAGAGAGAATGGGTTCCTTATGTCTTAGAGGGTACAACCAACCCTGAGCAAGCTTTTGAAAACTGGATGCAACGAGACATTCTTTTTGCCCAAATGGTTCGTAAGGAAGCGATGAAATTAGGCTATCCTAGTCTCGTAACAGATGGCAGTCAATCAGAGAATCAGACTGTGGAAGAAGTTGCTCGGCTCTTAAAATTGTCCAACAAAAATAGAATAAATATTTAA
- a CDS encoding TetR/AcrR family transcriptional regulator — translation MILDKKQALKTAAYDVFSKKGYKATGISEIARQAGMAVGSFYNYYESKEAIFLDIYIDENNRVRQAMIDELDWEIDMVDLIGQLFAQSRTLVSSNKILAEWYNPAIADELHSYYSSEEGKVANPFHQFLVKTFTNRMQAEGYSPEKIQDILQVYNLFYYMDMHITEKDFPDIGKTVEILATNFIKGVLK, via the coding sequence ATCATATTGGACAAAAAACAAGCTCTAAAAACAGCAGCTTATGACGTTTTTTCGAAAAAAGGTTACAAGGCGACAGGAATTTCAGAAATTGCTAGACAAGCTGGTATGGCAGTAGGCTCTTTTTATAACTATTACGAGAGTAAAGAAGCCATTTTTCTAGACATCTATATAGATGAAAACAACCGTGTTCGCCAAGCTATGATCGACGAACTGGATTGGGAAATTGACATGGTCGACCTCATTGGTCAACTATTTGCTCAGTCCAGAACTCTCGTTTCTTCCAATAAAATCCTTGCAGAATGGTACAATCCTGCCATCGCAGATGAGTTGCACAGCTACTATTCCTCGGAAGAAGGCAAAGTCGCAAATCCTTTTCATCAGTTTCTAGTTAAAACTTTTACAAATCGCATGCAGGCTGAAGGGTACTCGCCAGAAAAGATTCAAGATATTTTACAGGTTTATAATCTGTTTTACTATATGGATATGCATATCACGGAAAAAGATTTTCCAGATATTGGCAAAACTGTTGAAATACTTGCAACCAACTTCATTAAAGGAGTTCTAAAATAA
- a CDS encoding response regulator transcription factor has product MHKILLVEDDQVIRQQVGKLLSEWGFEVVLVEDFMEVLSLFVQSEPHLVLMDIGLPLFNGYHWCQEIRKISKVPIMFLSSRDQAMDIVMAINMGADDFVTKPFDQQVLLAKVQGLLRRSYEFGRDESLLEYAGVILNTKSMDLHYQGEVLSLTKNEFQILRVLFEHAGNIVARDDLMRELWNSDFFIDDNTLSVNVARLRKKLEEQGLVGFIETKKGIGYGLKHA; this is encoded by the coding sequence ATGCACAAAATTTTACTGGTAGAAGATGACCAAGTTATTCGGCAACAAGTTGGGAAATTGCTCTCTGAGTGGGGCTTTGAAGTCGTTTTGGTAGAAGACTTTATGGAAGTGTTGAGTTTATTTGTCCAGTCGGAACCTCATCTGGTCCTCATGGATATCGGTCTGCCTCTTTTTAATGGTTATCACTGGTGCCAGGAGATTCGCAAGATTTCCAAGGTACCTATCATGTTTCTGTCATCGAGAGACCAGGCTATGGATATTGTCATGGCGATCAATATGGGAGCGGACGACTTTGTGACCAAGCCTTTTGACCAGCAGGTGCTCCTTGCCAAGGTTCAGGGCTTGTTGCGCCGTTCCTATGAGTTTGGGCGAGATGAAAGTCTGCTGGAGTATGCGGGTGTGATCCTCAATACCAAGTCTATGGACCTGCACTATCAGGGTGAAGTCCTGAGCTTAACCAAGAATGAATTTCAAATTTTGCGGGTTTTGTTTGAACATGCGGGTAATATCGTGGCGCGTGATGACCTGATGCGGGAACTTTGGAATAGCGACTTTTTCATCGATGACAATACCTTGTCTGTCAACGTTGCTCGTTTGCGCAAAAAGTTGGAGGAGCAAGGCTTAGTAGGCTTTATTGAAACCAAGAAAGGGATAGGATACGGACTGAAACATGCTTGA
- a CDS encoding metallophosphoesterase family protein, protein MTKIAVLSDIHGNTTALEAVLADARAAEVDEYWLLGDILMPGTGRRRILDLLASLPITVRVLGNWENSLWRGLHRKLDPTKASHSYLLRQSQYILEEISPKEIEDLNNQPMQVHRQFGDLMVGITHHLPDKNWGRELIHTGKQEDFDRLVTNPHASIAVYGHIHQQLLRYGSDGQLILNPGSIGQPFFLDAKLRKDLRAQYMILEFDESGLSDVDFRQVDYDVEAELQLAKDLKLPYFQVYYESLVNGIHHTHNHELLGQISEQEGYDQDVELWMERDKKDWF, encoded by the coding sequence ATGACCAAAATAGCAGTTCTTTCAGACATACATGGAAATACGACAGCTTTGGAAGCTGTACTGGCTGATGCAAGAGCGGCAGAGGTAGACGAGTACTGGCTTTTGGGAGATATTCTGATGCCAGGAACAGGACGTAGAAGGATATTGGACCTCTTAGCTAGCTTGCCTATTACAGTAAGAGTTCTGGGAAATTGGGAAAATAGTCTCTGGCGAGGCCTGCATCGCAAGTTAGATCCTACAAAAGCGAGTCATTCTTATCTCCTGCGTCAAAGTCAGTATATCTTAGAGGAGATTAGCCCTAAAGAAATCGAAGACCTCAATAATCAACCCATGCAAGTTCATCGTCAGTTTGGTGATTTGATGGTGGGAATCACTCATCATCTCCCTGATAAAAACTGGGGTAGAGAATTGATCCATACGGGAAAACAAGAAGATTTTGATAGATTAGTGACGAATCCACACGCCTCTATCGCAGTATATGGCCATATCCACCAACAGTTACTTCGTTATGGAAGTGACGGTCAGTTGATTCTCAATCCAGGATCCATTGGACAACCCTTCTTTTTAGATGCGAAGTTGCGTAAGGATCTGCGGGCTCAGTATATGATCTTAGAGTTTGATGAATCTGGTTTGTCTGATGTTGATTTTCGTCAAGTGGATTATGATGTAGAAGCTGAATTGCAGTTGGCTAAGGATTTGAAGCTCCCCTATTTCCAGGTCTACTATGAAAGTTTGGTAAATGGGATTCACCATACTCATAACCATGAATTGTTAGGTCAGATTAGTGAACAAGAAGGTTATGATCAGGATGTTGAACTCTGGATGGAAAGAGACAAGAAAGATTGGTTTTAA
- a CDS encoding DUF389 domain-containing protein, with translation MTGNYSTREYREKLYDDLHVRLRDTVILMCAIFIASIGLNMNSTAVIIGAMLISPLMTSIVGLGFGLAIFDTRLIKQSLEVLFTQVLVSLLVSTLYFWISPLSYASSELIARTSPTIWDVLIAIAGGIAGVIGSRKKEANNIVPGVAIATALMPPICTAGYGLANGNVRFLFGALYLFLINCVFIMLANIIGTRILMRKSPLSSFKELNIKMKIGLISLIVLLVLPASYSAVTLTIDQARKEGIKQFVGKEFSNHTVINQVYKSRDNELVLTVVGDPISEEELETLHQKQASYGIQSVQLKVNQVHNSTKLDSDTTKEFYETINKYIDQKLSEKDSQKDIVKENEADKD, from the coding sequence ATGACTGGAAATTATTCAACACGTGAATATCGTGAGAAATTATATGATGATCTTCATGTTCGATTAAGAGATACAGTGATTTTGATGTGTGCGATTTTTATTGCCTCTATAGGTTTAAATATGAATTCAACAGCTGTCATTATTGGAGCCATGCTGATTTCCCCTCTTATGACATCGATTGTTGGACTCGGATTTGGTTTAGCTATTTTTGATACGCGTTTAATCAAGCAATCTTTAGAGGTTTTATTTACTCAAGTATTGGTCAGTTTGCTTGTCTCGACTTTGTATTTCTGGATTTCCCCCTTATCTTATGCAAGTAGCGAGTTGATTGCACGAACCTCTCCAACCATTTGGGATGTTCTCATTGCTATTGCTGGTGGGATAGCAGGTGTAATTGGGTCAAGGAAAAAAGAAGCAAACAATATCGTGCCAGGAGTAGCCATTGCAACAGCTCTGATGCCACCTATCTGTACTGCAGGATATGGTTTAGCTAACGGAAATGTACGATTTTTATTTGGGGCTCTCTATCTTTTCTTGATCAACTGTGTCTTTATCATGCTAGCCAACATTATTGGAACAAGAATTTTGATGAGAAAATCTCCCTTAAGTTCATTTAAAGAGCTAAACATTAAAATGAAAATTGGCTTGATATCCTTGATTGTATTATTGGTTCTTCCAGCCAGTTATTCAGCAGTCACTCTGACGATAGATCAAGCGCGAAAAGAAGGGATCAAACAGTTTGTAGGAAAAGAGTTCTCTAATCATACGGTCATTAATCAAGTCTACAAGTCTAGGGACAATGAATTGGTCTTGACAGTTGTTGGAGATCCGATTTCAGAAGAAGAATTAGAAACGCTCCATCAAAAACAAGCCTCTTACGGTATTCAATCTGTTCAATTGAAGGTCAATCAAGTTCATAATTCGACAAAATTAGACAGCGATACGACCAAGGAATTTTATGAAACCATTAACAAGTATATCGATCAAAAACTCTCTGAAAAAGATTCACAAAAAGATATTGTAAAAGAAAATGAGGCAGACAAGGATTGA
- a CDS encoding amino acid ABC transporter permease: MTDLSSWTAYFQDFGQFFNGFLFTLALAIGSFILAMVLGIIFGVLSTSKHQILRILARIFVEFYQNTPLLVQFVIVFYGLPLISEHTIMIPIYWTAVLCVGLYHGAYIAEVIRSGIQSIPSGQMEAALSQGFTYISAMRLIILPQAFRIILPPLTNQIVNLIKNTSTVAIISGVDLMFVTKSWSALNGNYIPAFLGAALLYFALCFPVAQFGRKMEQANKKAYSL; the protein is encoded by the coding sequence ATGACAGATTTATCATCTTGGACAGCCTATTTTCAGGATTTTGGACAATTTTTCAATGGTTTCCTCTTCACCCTTGCCCTAGCTATCGGATCCTTTATCCTCGCTATGGTCTTAGGAATCATCTTTGGAGTCCTATCAACTAGCAAACATCAAATTTTAAGAATTTTGGCTCGTATCTTTGTCGAATTTTACCAAAATACCCCCCTCTTGGTACAGTTTGTCATTGTTTTTTATGGTTTGCCTCTTATCAGTGAACACACCATCATGATTCCGATTTATTGGACAGCTGTTCTCTGCGTCGGACTTTATCACGGTGCCTATATTGCTGAGGTTATTCGTTCAGGGATTCAGTCTATTCCTAGTGGTCAGATGGAGGCCGCCTTGTCGCAAGGTTTCACCTATATCAGTGCTATGCGCTTGATTATCTTGCCTCAGGCCTTCCGTATCATTCTCCCTCCATTGACCAACCAAATCGTTAACCTCATCAAGAACACCTCTACCGTAGCTATCATCTCTGGAGTAGACTTGATGTTTGTAACTAAGTCTTGGTCGGCTCTCAACGGAAACTATATCCCAGCCTTTTTAGGTGCTGCTCTTCTCTACTTTGCCCTATGCTTCCCTGTTGCCCAATTTGGTCGCAAGATGGAGCAAGCCAACAAAAAGGCCTATTCACTTTAG
- a CDS encoding Rrf2 family transcriptional regulator: protein MQISSRFTIATHMMIIIAMQDTESKVTSDFLAASVGVNPVIIRKTLSQLKKAGLISVARGTGGTEIIKDLQDISLLDVYQAVECLGKSGKLFSFHDNPNPNCPIGANIHGVLDQKLFDVQAAMENQLRQTSLAQVVADAQNKLSK from the coding sequence ATGCAAATTTCAAGTCGATTTACAATTGCGACTCATATGATGATTATTATTGCAATGCAGGATACAGAAAGTAAAGTAACCAGCGATTTTCTCGCTGCCAGCGTTGGGGTCAATCCAGTCATTATCCGTAAGACTTTATCGCAACTCAAAAAAGCTGGATTGATTTCAGTTGCTCGTGGTACGGGAGGAACTGAGATAATAAAAGACCTTCAGGATATCAGCTTGTTGGATGTCTACCAAGCTGTGGAGTGTTTAGGAAAATCTGGTAAGCTCTTTAGTTTCCATGACAATCCAAATCCTAATTGCCCAATTGGTGCTAATATCCATGGGGTCTTGGACCAAAAGCTGTTCGATGTCCAAGCAGCTATGGAAAACCAACTGCGTCAGACAAGTTTGGCTCAGGTTGTGGCCGATGCTCAGAATAAACTGTCTAAGTAA
- a CDS encoding sensor histidine kinase, whose product MLDWKSFFLAYLRSRSRVFAYIFSLGFLVLLFQFLFASLGTYFLYFFLLSSFLTFLFLAWDIFAEAQVYRQEILYAERNPKSPLECALAEKLEERESELYQKKSEAQSKLTDLLDYYTLWVHQIKTPIAASRLLVAEVSDREVKQQLEQEIFKIDSYTNLVLQYLRLESFHDDLVFEKVQVEDLVKEVVRKYALFFIQKGLTVNLHDLDKIIVTDKKWLLVVIEQILSNSLKYTKEGGLEISMEGQELCIKDTGIGIKNSDVLRVFERGFSGYNGRLTQQSSGLGLYLSKKISEELGHQIRIESEVGIGTTVRIKFSNRNLMIE is encoded by the coding sequence ATGCTTGATTGGAAATCATTTTTTCTAGCCTATCTGCGTTCTCGCAGTCGCGTTTTTGCCTATATTTTTTCATTAGGCTTTCTCGTCCTTCTCTTTCAGTTTTTATTTGCTAGTCTAGGAACTTATTTTCTTTATTTCTTTCTGCTCAGTAGTTTTTTGACCTTCTTATTTTTGGCTTGGGATATATTTGCAGAAGCTCAGGTTTACCGGCAGGAAATACTCTATGCTGAGAGAAATCCCAAGTCTCCTCTGGAATGTGCGCTAGCAGAAAAGCTCGAAGAGCGTGAGTCTGAATTGTATCAAAAGAAGTCGGAAGCCCAGAGCAAGCTGACAGATTTGCTGGATTACTACACCTTATGGGTTCACCAGATCAAGACGCCCATTGCAGCGAGTCGCCTTTTAGTAGCAGAAGTCTCTGATCGGGAGGTCAAGCAGCAACTGGAACAGGAAATCTTCAAGATTGACTCCTATACCAATCTGGTGTTGCAGTATCTTCGTTTGGAAAGCTTTCATGATGACTTAGTATTTGAAAAGGTTCAAGTGGAGGATTTGGTGAAGGAAGTGGTTCGCAAGTATGCCCTTTTCTTTATCCAAAAAGGACTGACGGTCAATCTCCATGACCTTGACAAAATCATCGTGACCGATAAGAAGTGGTTGTTGGTCGTCATTGAACAAATCCTTTCAAACAGTCTCAAGTACACCAAGGAAGGTGGGCTAGAGATTTCTATGGAAGGTCAGGAGCTCTGTATAAAGGATACGGGGATTGGGATTAAAAACAGTGATGTGCTCCGAGTCTTTGAACGTGGCTTTTCAGGATATAATGGGCGCTTGACCCAGCAGTCATCTGGACTGGGCCTCTACCTATCTAAGAAAATTTCTGAAGAACTCGGCCACCAGATTCGCATCGAGTCTGAGGTTGGGATAGGAACAACCGTTCGCATCAAGTTTTCCAATAGGAATCTGATGATTGAGTGA
- a CDS encoding amino acid ABC transporter permease — MESILEVLTPDNLAFIFKGFGLTLYISLIAIVLSTLIGTVLAVMRNGKNPVLRIISSIYIEFVRNVPNLLWIFTIFLVFKMKSTPAGITAFTLFTSAALAEIIRGGLNAVDKGQYEAGMSQGFTSVQILYYIILPQAIRKMLPAIISQFVTVIKDTSLLYSVIALQELFGASQILMGRYFEPEQVFSLYILIALIYFIFNFAISSLSHMLAKRWQQAAE, encoded by the coding sequence ATGGAATCTATTTTAGAAGTTTTGACCCCAGATAACCTAGCCTTTATCTTTAAAGGATTTGGCTTGACCCTCTATATTTCTCTGATTGCTATCGTCCTCTCGACCCTTATCGGAACAGTGCTAGCCGTCATGAGAAATGGGAAAAATCCTGTCTTGCGGATCATCTCCAGCATTTATATCGAGTTTGTACGTAACGTTCCCAACCTCCTCTGGATTTTCACTATCTTTTTGGTTTTCAAGATGAAGTCGACGCCAGCTGGCATTACCGCCTTCACCCTCTTTACATCAGCAGCCCTGGCTGAGATTATCCGAGGCGGCCTCAATGCTGTGGACAAAGGGCAGTATGAAGCAGGAATGTCGCAAGGATTCACTTCAGTGCAAATCCTCTACTACATCATTCTCCCACAAGCAATCCGTAAAATGCTGCCGGCTATCATTTCTCAGTTTGTGACCGTGATTAAGGATACCAGCCTTCTCTACTCTGTTATCGCTCTACAAGAGCTCTTTGGAGCTAGCCAAATCCTCATGGGACGCTATTTTGAACCTGAGCAGGTCTTCAGTCTTTATATCCTGATTGCCTTGATTTACTTTATCTTTAACTTTGCTATTTCTAGCTTATCTCATATGCTAGCAAAACGTTGGCAACAAGCCGCAGAATAA
- the thrS gene encoding threonine--tRNA ligase, producing MIKITFPDGAVREFESGVTTFEIAQSISNSLAKKALAGKFNGKLIDTTRAITEDGSIEIVTPDHEDALPILRHSAAHLFAQAARRLFPDIHLGVGPAIEDGFYYDTDNTAGQISNEDLPRIEEEMQKIVKENFPSIREEVTKDEAREIFKNDPYKLELIEEHSEDEGGLTIYRQGEYVDLCRGPHVPSTGRIQIFHLLHVAGAYWRGNSDNAMMQRIYGTAWFDKKDLKNYLQMREEAKERDHRKLGKELDLFMISQEVGQGLPFWLPNGATIRRELERYIVDKELASGYQHVYTPPLASVELYKTSGHWDHYQEDMFPTMDMGDGEEFVLRPMNCPHHIQVFKHHVHSYRELPIRIAEIGMMHRYEKSGALTGLQRVREMSLNDGHLFVTPEQIQEEFQRALQLIIDVYEDFNLNEYRFRLSLRDPQDTHKYFDNDEMWENAQTMLRAALDEMGVDYFEAEGEAAFYGPKLDIQVKTALGKEETLSTIQLDFLLPERFDLKYIGADGEEHRPVMIHRGVISTMERFTAILIENYKGAFPTWLAPHQVTLIPVSNEKHVDYAWEVAKKLRDRGVRADVDERNEKMQFKIRASQTSKIPYQLIVGDKEMEDGTVNVRRYGQKETQTVPVDEFVAAILADIANKSRVEK from the coding sequence ATGATTAAGATTACTTTCCCAGATGGCGCTGTTCGTGAATTCGAATCTGGCGTGACAACTTTTGAAATTGCCCAATCTATCAGCAATTCTCTAGCTAAAAAAGCTCTCGCTGGTAAATTCAACGGCAAACTCATCGACACGACTCGTGCTATCACTGAAGATGGAAGCATCGAAATCGTGACACCTGATCACGAAGATGCCCTTCCAATCTTGCGCCACTCAGCTGCCCACTTGTTTGCCCAAGCAGCTCGTCGCCTTTTCCCTGATATTCACTTGGGAGTTGGTCCGGCTATTGAAGATGGCTTCTACTACGATACCGACAATACTGCTGGTCAAATCTCTAACGAAGACCTTCCTCGTATCGAAGAAGAAATGCAAAAAATCGTCAAAGAAAACTTCCCATCTATTCGTGAAGAAGTGACTAAAGATGAAGCGCGTGAAATCTTCAAAAACGACCCTTACAAGTTGGAATTGATTGAAGAACACTCTGAAGACGAGGGTGGTTTGACTATCTACCGTCAGGGTGAATACGTGGACCTCTGCCGTGGCCCGCACGTTCCTTCAACAGGACGCATCCAAATCTTCCACCTGCTCCATGTAGCAGGTGCTTACTGGCGTGGAAATAGTGACAACGCTATGATGCAACGGATCTACGGTACAGCTTGGTTTGACAAGAAAGACTTGAAAAACTACCTTCAAATGCGTGAAGAAGCCAAAGAACGTGACCACCGTAAACTTGGTAAAGAGCTTGACCTCTTCATGATTTCCCAAGAAGTCGGACAAGGTTTGCCATTCTGGTTGCCAAATGGTGCAACGATCCGTCGTGAATTGGAACGCTACATTGTCGACAAGGAGTTAGCTTCTGGCTACCAACACGTCTACACTCCACCACTTGCTTCTGTTGAACTCTACAAAACTTCTGGTCACTGGGATCATTACCAGGAAGACATGTTCCCAACTATGGACATGGGTGACGGGGAAGAATTTGTCCTTCGTCCAATGAACTGTCCGCACCACATCCAAGTCTTCAAGCACCATGTTCACTCTTACCGCGAATTGCCAATCCGTATCGCTGAAATCGGAATGATGCACCGTTATGAAAAATCTGGTGCCCTCACTGGTCTTCAACGTGTGCGTGAAATGTCCCTCAACGACGGTCACCTCTTTGTGACTCCTGAACAAATCCAAGAAGAATTCCAACGTGCCCTTCAGTTGATTATCGATGTTTATGAAGACTTCAACTTGAATGAATACCGCTTCCGCCTATCTCTTCGTGACCCTCAAGATACTCACAAGTACTTTGACAACGATGAGATGTGGGAAAATGCCCAAACCATGCTTCGTGCAGCCCTTGATGAAATGGGTGTTGACTACTTTGAAGCAGAAGGTGAAGCAGCCTTCTACGGTCCAAAATTGGATATTCAGGTTAAGACAGCTCTTGGAAAAGAAGAAACCCTTTCTACTATCCAGCTTGACTTCTTGCTTCCTGAACGTTTTGACCTCAAATACATCGGTGCTGACGGTGAAGAACATCGCCCAGTTATGATCCACCGTGGGGTTATCTCCACTATGGAACGCTTCACAGCTATCTTGATTGAAAACTACAAGGGTGCCTTCCCAACATGGCTTGCACCACATCAAGTAACTCTCATCCCTGTTTCTAACGAAAAACACGTGGACTACGCTTGGGAAGTGGCTAAGAAACTCCGTGACCGCGGTGTCCGTGCAGACGTAGATGAGCGCAATGAAAAAATGCAGTTCAAGATCCGTGCTTCTCAAACCAGCAAGATTCCTTACCAATTGATCGTTGGTGATAAGGAAATGGAAGACGGAACTGTCAACGTTCGTCGCTATGGCCAAAAAGAAACACAAACTGTCCCAGTAGATGAGTTTGTAGCAGCAATCCTTGCTGATATCGCCAACAAATCTCGTGTTGAGAAATAA
- a CDS encoding DUF2974 domain-containing protein: MANIFDYLNDVAYDSFYDLPVNELDVLVLTELTYLAFDDIVTQEPQRLIDLATQIPRETTMLTNKNRLQLLDQLAQHKRFKNCKLSDFINDIDPELQKQFAAMTYRISLDTYLLVFRGTDDSIIGWKEDFHMTYMKEIPAQKHALQYLENFFAQHPNQKVILAGHSKGGNLAVYAASQLDPNLQKNIAAVYTFDAPGLHKELTETAGYQNMMERTKVFVPQGSIIGMMLEIPDKKIVVRSTALGGLAQHDTFSWQIEDKHFVQLDETNSDSQQVDTTFKEWVETVPDTELQLYFDLFFGIILDAGISSINDLSSFKVIEHVHHLFVQAQSLTPEERETMGRLTQLLIDTRYQAWKNRE; this comes from the coding sequence ATGGCTAATATTTTTGACTACTTAAATGATGTAGCATACGATTCCTTTTATGACCTCCCCGTGAATGAATTAGATGTTCTTGTCCTTACTGAATTAACCTATCTTGCTTTTGATGATATAGTTACCCAAGAACCACAGCGTCTCATTGACTTAGCAACTCAGATCCCTAGAGAAACGACGATGTTGACCAATAAAAACCGTCTCCAGTTGTTGGATCAGCTCGCTCAACACAAACGGTTTAAAAATTGCAAGCTCTCAGACTTTATCAACGATATCGATCCTGAATTGCAAAAACAGTTTGCGGCTATGACTTATCGTATCAGTCTCGATACCTATTTGCTTGTTTTTCGCGGGACGGATGACAGCATCATTGGTTGGAAAGAAGATTTCCATATGACCTATATGAAGGAAATCCCTGCTCAAAAACATGCCCTCCAGTATTTAGAGAATTTTTTTGCTCAACACCCCAACCAAAAGGTTATCCTAGCAGGACACTCAAAAGGGGGCAATTTAGCTGTCTATGCTGCAAGTCAACTTGATCCAAACTTGCAGAAAAATATTGCCGCTGTCTATACTTTTGATGCTCCTGGACTTCACAAGGAACTAACCGAAACAGCTGGCTATCAAAACATGATGGAAAGAACGAAAGTATTTGTCCCACAAGGTTCTATCATCGGGATGATGCTGGAAATTCCTGATAAAAAAATCGTCGTTCGAAGCACTGCCTTAGGCGGTCTTGCCCAGCATGACACCTTTAGTTGGCAGATTGAAGACAAACACTTTGTCCAACTAGACGAGACCAATAGTGACAGCCAGCAAGTCGATACTACCTTCAAGGAATGGGTTGAGACGGTCCCTGATACTGAACTGCAGCTCTACTTTGACCTCTTTTTTGGAATCATTCTTGATGCAGGCATTTCCTCTATCAACGACCTCTCTTCCTTCAAGGTGATTGAACACGTTCACCATCTCTTTGTCCAAGCTCAATCCCTCACTCCCGAAGAAAGAGAAACCATGGGACGACTAACCCAACTCTTGATTGACACCCGTTACCAAGCTTGGAAAAATCGAGAATAG